Proteins from one Mycobacterium sp. HUMS_12744610 genomic window:
- a CDS encoding cytochrome P450: MVNPLHAPVDKARERLSSVILIPAPQRVDDGLRRWSRRWPVRELAAPPAGSGLRPVLGDAGLPLVGHTLDYIRFGSDLGRERYERFGSVSWMGAFGTKMAVIAGPQATQEALTTNAKAFSQDGWAFLIDAFFHRGLMLMSFDEHLMHRRIMQEAFTRPRLAGYVTQVTPCVRATLPTWPTGPSVRMYPLLKNLTLDIATDVFMGGRGKDSSDAINQAFVATVRAASSLVRAPLPGTRYRAGIRGRRVLEEYFARHLPAARAGNSNDLFSALCHASTEDGQRFSDSDVINHMIFLMMAAHDTSTITTTAVTYYLAKHPEWQDRVRAESDALGDRSPEIDDLEALRSLDLVIKESMRLVAPVPLVMRKTVQDTAIDGHYIPRDTLVAITPAVNHFVREVWHNPDRFDPLRFDDPRREDQAHRFAWLPFGGGAHKCIGMHFGTLEVKAILHQMLRTFTFGLDTDYRIRWDNTSLPIPVDGLPITLRRR, from the coding sequence ATGGTTAACCCGCTACACGCACCCGTCGATAAAGCCCGGGAACGGTTATCTTCGGTCATCTTGATTCCCGCGCCGCAACGGGTGGACGACGGACTTCGCCGGTGGAGTCGGCGGTGGCCAGTGCGTGAACTAGCCGCGCCCCCGGCCGGAAGCGGACTGCGACCGGTTCTCGGTGATGCCGGGCTCCCCTTGGTCGGGCACACCCTCGACTACATCCGGTTTGGGTCCGACCTGGGCAGAGAGCGCTACGAACGGTTCGGATCTGTCTCGTGGATGGGAGCGTTCGGCACCAAAATGGCGGTCATCGCGGGCCCCCAAGCTACCCAGGAGGCGCTCACCACCAACGCAAAGGCGTTCTCGCAAGACGGCTGGGCCTTTCTCATCGACGCGTTCTTCCACCGCGGATTGATGCTGATGAGCTTTGACGAACACCTCATGCACCGGCGCATCATGCAGGAGGCCTTCACGCGGCCGCGACTGGCCGGCTACGTCACCCAAGTGACCCCTTGCGTCCGCGCAACCCTGCCCACGTGGCCGACCGGCCCGTCCGTCCGCATGTACCCGCTGTTGAAAAACCTGACCCTCGACATCGCCACCGATGTGTTCATGGGTGGCCGAGGCAAAGACAGCAGCGACGCCATTAACCAGGCGTTCGTCGCTACGGTACGCGCGGCCAGCTCACTCGTCCGCGCGCCGCTTCCCGGCACCCGCTATCGCGCCGGGATCCGCGGCCGACGGGTGCTCGAGGAATACTTCGCCCGGCACTTGCCGGCCGCCCGGGCCGGCAACAGCAATGACCTGTTCTCGGCGCTGTGCCATGCCAGCACCGAAGACGGACAACGTTTCAGTGACTCCGATGTCATCAACCACATGATTTTTCTGATGATGGCCGCTCACGACACATCGACGATCACCACCACCGCGGTAACTTATTACCTGGCAAAGCATCCAGAATGGCAAGATCGGGTTCGCGCCGAAAGCGATGCTCTCGGCGACCGATCACCAGAGATCGACGATTTGGAAGCGCTCAGGTCGCTCGATCTGGTGATCAAGGAATCCATGAGACTCGTGGCGCCGGTCCCGCTAGTCATGCGCAAAACAGTGCAAGACACCGCAATAGACGGCCACTACATTCCCCGCGACACGCTTGTGGCGATCACTCCCGCCGTCAACCATTTCGTCCGCGAAGTCTGGCATAACCCGGATCGCTTCGACCCCTTACGTTTCGACGACCCGCGCCGCGAGGACCAAGCTCACCGCTTCGCGTGGCTGCCCTTCGGCGGTGGCGCGCACAAATGCATCGGCATGCACTTCGGCACCCTCGAGGTCAAAGCGATCCTGCACCAGATGCTGCGCACGTTCACCTTCGGCCTCGACACCGACTACCGCATCCGCTGGGACAACACATCGCTGCCGATCCCGGTCGACGGGTTACCGATCACGCTGCGCCGCCGATGA
- a CDS encoding transglutaminase-like domain-containing protein, translated as MKTEFARFLAATEFLDWKHDAVQQFTESATRNATDSVDKACRIFTAVRDSIWYDPYSVSDDPRQYRASAVAVAERAYCVPKAVLLTAACRAAGIPARLGFADVRNHLQTASLRERMGGSDVFVYHGYSQILLNGRWVKATPAFNRELCARFRVAPIEFDGQRDAMLHAYTGDGSQHLEYLHDRGVFDDLPLTEIIDALRDNYGELIYEPPPVPDSFTN; from the coding sequence ATGAAGACAGAATTTGCGCGGTTCCTCGCAGCCACCGAATTCCTCGACTGGAAACACGATGCCGTGCAGCAGTTCACCGAATCGGCGACACGCAACGCCACCGATTCCGTCGATAAGGCGTGCCGCATCTTCACCGCTGTCCGTGATTCGATCTGGTACGACCCGTATTCCGTCTCCGACGACCCGCGCCAGTACCGAGCCAGCGCGGTCGCCGTCGCCGAGCGCGCCTACTGTGTCCCCAAGGCGGTGCTCTTGACGGCTGCATGTCGCGCCGCGGGGATTCCGGCGCGGTTGGGTTTCGCCGACGTCCGCAACCATCTACAGACCGCGAGTCTCCGTGAACGGATGGGTGGTTCGGACGTTTTCGTCTACCACGGCTACAGTCAAATACTGCTGAATGGTCGGTGGGTCAAGGCCACACCGGCATTCAACCGCGAGTTATGCGCGCGCTTCCGCGTCGCTCCCATCGAATTCGACGGTCAGCGAGACGCCATGTTGCACGCCTACACAGGCGACGGCTCTCAACACCTGGAATACCTCCATGACCGTGGTGTTTTCGACGACCTTCCCCTCACGGAAATCATCGACGCGCTGCGCGACAATTACGGCGAACTCATCTACGAACCTCCTCCAGTGCCGGACTCATTCACCAACTAG
- a CDS encoding long-chain fatty acid--CoA ligase, with product MQDIPLTVASIVRHATSIHADSQVVTPTGSGYRTTTYGALKRRISQLANALRSLGITDDQRVATFQWSNQEHLEAYCEVPSMGAVLHTLNLRLTAEQLGYISDHADDKVIIADVSVAPLLAKALPTMSSVHTVIAAGDGDLEPLLASGKNVLRYEDLLADQDGEFDWPELDERSAAAMCYTSGTTGNPKGVVYSHRSTYLHSLTGCTPNVLSIGEEDRVLAIVPMFHANAWGLIYSALMCGADLVLPDRYLQAAPLVAIIEDTQPTVAGAVPTIWNDVQHFLESEPEHDISSLRLVACGGSAVPRSLMEHFESEFGVPILQAWGMTETSPLATVARAPKGTNGERQWELRACQGRPVCGVEIRLRGDDGRTLPWDGRSIGEIQARGPWVTGSYFGDNDSDKLDEGWLRTGDVGRIDQHGYLTLTDRVKDVIKSGGEWISSVDLENALVAHPAVHEAVVIGVPDEKWQERPLALIVTKTETSLDINELRVFLDGAVAKWWIPERWAFIAEVPRTSVGKYDKKLLRARHGAGEYQVVYCG from the coding sequence ATGCAGGATATCCCCTTGACCGTAGCCTCGATCGTCAGGCACGCGACATCCATCCACGCTGACAGCCAAGTCGTCACGCCGACCGGATCGGGCTACCGCACAACGACCTACGGTGCGCTCAAGCGACGAATCAGCCAGTTGGCCAACGCACTACGGAGTCTGGGCATAACTGACGATCAGCGCGTGGCCACCTTCCAATGGAGCAATCAGGAACACCTGGAAGCCTACTGTGAGGTGCCGTCGATGGGCGCGGTGCTTCACACCCTCAACCTTCGACTCACCGCAGAACAACTTGGCTACATTTCAGATCACGCCGACGACAAGGTCATCATCGCGGACGTCTCTGTGGCACCGCTTCTAGCGAAGGCACTGCCGACGATGTCGTCGGTGCACACCGTGATCGCAGCGGGCGACGGCGACCTGGAGCCGCTGCTGGCCAGCGGTAAAAACGTGCTGCGCTACGAGGACCTGCTTGCTGATCAAGACGGCGAATTCGACTGGCCAGAGCTCGATGAGAGGTCGGCCGCGGCGATGTGCTACACCAGCGGCACTACCGGAAACCCGAAAGGTGTTGTCTACAGTCATCGTTCCACCTATTTGCACTCGCTGACTGGCTGCACACCCAACGTGCTGTCCATCGGTGAAGAAGACCGCGTCTTGGCGATCGTCCCGATGTTTCACGCGAACGCATGGGGGCTGATCTATTCCGCGCTGATGTGTGGAGCCGACCTCGTGCTGCCCGACCGATACCTGCAGGCGGCACCGTTGGTTGCCATCATCGAGGACACGCAGCCGACCGTGGCCGGTGCGGTACCGACGATCTGGAATGACGTGCAGCATTTCCTGGAATCCGAACCGGAGCACGATATTTCGTCGCTACGCCTGGTCGCCTGCGGCGGGTCGGCCGTTCCAAGGTCACTGATGGAGCACTTCGAGAGTGAATTCGGTGTCCCGATCCTGCAGGCCTGGGGGATGACCGAAACCTCGCCGCTGGCAACCGTGGCGCGCGCGCCGAAGGGGACCAACGGCGAGCGCCAATGGGAGCTACGCGCTTGTCAGGGTCGTCCCGTCTGCGGTGTCGAGATTAGGCTGCGTGGCGACGATGGCCGTACCCTGCCCTGGGACGGACGGTCTATCGGCGAGATCCAGGCCCGCGGACCGTGGGTCACCGGCTCGTACTTCGGCGACAACGACTCCGACAAGCTCGACGAAGGATGGCTGCGCACCGGCGACGTGGGTCGCATCGATCAACACGGCTACCTTACGCTTACCGACCGGGTAAAAGACGTCATTAAGTCAGGTGGCGAATGGATTTCCTCGGTCGACTTGGAGAATGCGCTCGTTGCCCATCCAGCCGTGCATGAGGCGGTGGTGATCGGCGTGCCCGACGAGAAGTGGCAGGAAAGACCCTTGGCGTTGATCGTCACGAAGACCGAAACCAGCTTGGATATCAACGAATTGCGGGTCTTCCTGGACGGCGCGGTCGCCAAGTGGTGGATCCCGGAGCGCTGGGCGTTCATTGCTGAGGTTCCCCGAACCAGTGTGGGCAAATACGACAAAAAATTGCTGAGAGCACGCCACGGCGCCGGCGAATACCAGGTCGTGTACTGCGGCTAA
- a CDS encoding acyl-CoA dehydrogenase family protein yields MTVASPWLSPELEALRDLAAKFVATEIAPHSERFAEQHHVDRAVWERAGELGLLCMSMPVEYGGGGGTFAHEAVLLEEQARIGDSSWGAGLHSGIVAHYILHYAREDLKRQWLPKMASGELIGAIAMTEAGTGSDLQSVKTRAVLDGDEYVITGSKTFITNGQQADLVVVVAKTDHTQGASGISLIVVEADRPGFRRGRVLSKIGQRGQDTSELFFDGVRVPKTHLLGDTEGQGFFQLMTQLPQERLIVAVGAVAAMELALHQTIEYTRQREAFGRTIFGFQNTKFTLAEAATETRIARVFLDHCICLHLDGKLDVQTVAMAKWWTTERAMKVLDDCLQLHGGYGYMTEYPISRLWVDQRVQKIYAGSNEIMKEIISRSL; encoded by the coding sequence ATGACAGTCGCCTCACCTTGGCTCAGCCCGGAATTGGAAGCGCTTCGTGATCTCGCCGCAAAGTTCGTTGCCACTGAGATTGCACCCCACTCAGAGCGCTTCGCCGAGCAACACCATGTCGACCGGGCGGTGTGGGAACGAGCAGGCGAGCTGGGCCTGCTGTGCATGTCGATGCCGGTCGAATACGGCGGCGGCGGCGGGACGTTCGCGCACGAAGCAGTTCTGCTCGAAGAGCAAGCTCGAATCGGGGACAGTTCGTGGGGCGCCGGCCTGCACAGCGGCATCGTCGCACACTACATCCTGCACTACGCACGGGAAGACCTGAAAAGGCAGTGGTTGCCCAAGATGGCGTCGGGCGAATTGATCGGTGCCATTGCGATGACGGAGGCTGGAACCGGATCTGACCTTCAAAGCGTGAAGACGCGCGCCGTCCTCGATGGGGACGAGTACGTCATCACCGGCTCGAAGACGTTCATCACCAATGGTCAGCAAGCCGATCTCGTCGTCGTCGTGGCCAAGACCGACCATACCCAAGGCGCCAGCGGTATCTCGCTGATCGTCGTGGAAGCCGATCGCCCCGGGTTCCGGAGAGGACGAGTCCTCAGCAAAATAGGTCAGCGCGGTCAGGACACATCTGAATTGTTTTTCGACGGCGTGCGCGTCCCCAAGACGCATCTGCTAGGCGACACCGAGGGGCAAGGCTTCTTTCAGCTGATGACGCAACTGCCGCAGGAGCGACTTATCGTCGCGGTCGGAGCGGTTGCCGCCATGGAATTGGCCTTGCACCAGACGATCGAATACACGCGCCAACGAGAAGCATTCGGGCGAACGATCTTCGGGTTCCAAAATACCAAGTTCACCCTCGCTGAAGCCGCCACCGAAACAAGGATTGCGCGAGTGTTCCTCGACCACTGCATCTGTCTGCATCTCGACGGTAAGCTCGACGTGCAAACTGTCGCGATGGCCAAATGGTGGACGACGGAACGGGCGATGAAAGTCCTCGACGACTGCCTGCAGCTGCACGGCGGGTACGGATACATGACGGAGTATCCGATTTCGCGTCTCTGGGTTGATCAGCGAGTACAGAAAATCTACGCGGGGTCTAACGAAATAATGAAAGAGATTATTTCGAGGTCGCTTTGA
- a CDS encoding integrase catalytic domain-containing protein, which translates to MDRYSPQVRAELLAMSSATIDRYLRAVKARDQIKGKSTTKASPLLRSSIKIRKATDEVEGSPGFFEGDTVAHCGPTLKGEFARTVNLTDMHIGWVFTRTERNNAHTHILGALKAGVHEIPYEVTGLDFDNGTEFLNKAVIKWAAQMEIFFTRSRPYKKNDQATIESKNNHLVRKYGFYYRYDTDEERAVLNRLWRLVNDRLNYLTPTIKPALRK; encoded by the coding sequence GTGGACCGCTACAGCCCGCAGGTGCGTGCCGAGCTGTTGGCGATGAGCAGCGCGACGATCGACCGCTACCTGCGTGCGGTCAAGGCGCGCGACCAGATCAAGGGGAAATCGACCACCAAGGCCTCCCCGTTGCTGCGGTCTTCGATCAAGATCCGCAAGGCAACCGACGAGGTCGAGGGATCTCCGGGGTTCTTCGAAGGCGACACCGTCGCGCACTGCGGTCCAACCCTCAAAGGCGAGTTCGCCCGGACCGTCAACCTCACCGATATGCATATCGGTTGGGTCTTCACCCGCACCGAACGCAACAACGCCCACACTCACATCCTCGGCGCCCTCAAAGCCGGTGTCCATGAAATACCTTACGAGGTAACCGGTTTGGACTTCGACAACGGAACCGAATTCCTCAACAAGGCCGTCATCAAGTGGGCTGCGCAGATGGAGATCTTCTTCACCAGGTCGCGGCCGTACAAGAAGAACGATCAGGCCACAATCGAGTCCAAGAACAACCACCTCGTCCGCAAGTATGGGTTCTACTACCGCTATGACACCGACGAGGAACGTGCGGTGCTCAACCGGCTCTGGAGGCTGGTCAACGACCGGCTCAACTACCTGACGCCCACCATCAAACCGGCTCTGCGGAAATGA
- a CDS encoding MaoC/PaaZ C-terminal domain-containing protein encodes MAIDPSAVGATTEPMLFEWTDRETLLYALGVGAGTDDLSFTTENSHDITQQVLPTYAVICCPAFGAAGKIGKFNWAMLLHGSQGIRLHAPLPPAGKLSVVSEVADIQDKGEGKNAIIVLRGRGTDPDSGELIAETLTTLVIRGEGGFGGVPGQRPIAPEFPDREPDARIALPTRADQALIYRLSGDRNPLHSDPWFARDMAGFPKPILHGLCTYGVSGRALVAELGKGVAANVTSIAARFTSPVFPGETLTTLIWRTEPGKAVFRTEACGAESANARIVLDDGAVEYAEA; translated from the coding sequence ATGGCGATTGACCCGAGTGCCGTCGGTGCGACGACGGAGCCGATGCTGTTCGAATGGACGGACCGGGAGACGCTGCTCTACGCGCTCGGTGTCGGCGCCGGAACTGACGACCTATCGTTCACCACCGAAAACAGCCACGACATCACCCAGCAGGTGCTGCCCACCTATGCGGTGATCTGCTGCCCGGCGTTCGGTGCGGCGGGCAAGATCGGAAAGTTCAACTGGGCCATGCTTTTACACGGGTCGCAGGGCATCCGGCTGCACGCACCGCTGCCGCCGGCGGGCAAGCTGTCCGTGGTCTCCGAGGTCGCGGACATCCAGGACAAGGGCGAGGGCAAGAACGCGATCATCGTGCTGCGCGGCCGCGGCACCGACCCCGACTCGGGGGAGCTGATCGCCGAGACACTCACCACGTTGGTCATCCGGGGCGAGGGCGGGTTCGGGGGAGTGCCGGGTCAGCGGCCGATCGCGCCGGAGTTTCCCGACCGCGAGCCCGATGCCCGGATCGCGCTGCCCACCCGTGCGGACCAGGCGCTGATCTATCGGCTCTCCGGTGACCGCAACCCGCTGCACAGCGACCCGTGGTTCGCCAGGGACATGGCCGGTTTCCCGAAGCCGATCCTGCACGGGCTGTGCACCTACGGGGTGTCGGGCCGCGCGCTGGTCGCCGAGCTGGGCAAGGGCGTGGCCGCCAACGTCACGTCGATAGCGGCGCGATTCACCTCGCCGGTGTTTCCAGGGGAGACGCTGACCACGCTGATCTGGCGGACGGAACCGGGCAAGGCGGTGTTTCGGACGGAGGCTTGTGGCGCCGAAAGCGCGAACGCGCGGATCGTGTTGGACGACGGCGCGGTGGAGTACGCGGAGGCCTAG
- a CDS encoding type II toxin-antitoxin system Phd/YefM family antitoxin has protein sequence MSTVGVRELRQRASELLRRVEAGETIEITDRGRPIALLSPMPEGGPYQQMLASGGIERATLDFDDLPEPVRLKTGIELPSVTLARLREHER, from the coding sequence ATGTCTACGGTGGGCGTTCGTGAGCTGCGGCAGCGGGCCAGCGAACTCCTCCGTCGGGTCGAGGCCGGCGAGACGATCGAGATCACCGACCGTGGTCGGCCTATCGCCCTTCTCTCGCCGATGCCGGAGGGCGGTCCGTACCAGCAGATGCTGGCAAGCGGCGGGATCGAACGTGCGACGCTTGACTTTGATGACCTTCCCGAGCCGGTCCGACTCAAAACGGGTATCGAGCTGCCGTCCGTGACGCTTGCGCGCCTGCGTGAGCACGAGCGTTGA
- a CDS encoding type II toxin-antitoxin system VapC family toxin: MAAIYLDSSAIVKLAVREPESDALRRYLRTRLPRVSSALARTEVMRALLHKGESARRAGRRALASLDLLRIDNRLLDLAGGLLPIELRTLDAIHLATAQRLGMDLGRLCTYDDRMRDAAEALGMAVIAPS; encoded by the coding sequence ATGGCGGCCATCTACCTGGACTCGTCCGCAATCGTCAAGCTTGCAGTTCGTGAGCCAGAGTCGGATGCGCTGCGTCGCTACCTTCGCACCCGGCTGCCGCGGGTGTCGAGTGCCCTTGCGCGGACGGAGGTCATGCGGGCTCTGCTCCACAAGGGTGAATCAGCCCGAAGAGCCGGACGCCGGGCGCTCGCGAGCCTAGACCTACTACGCATCGACAACCGATTGCTCGATCTTGCTGGTGGGCTGCTGCCAATCGAGCTACGCACCCTCGATGCAATTCACCTGGCGACTGCCCAGCGGCTCGGCATGGATCTTGGCCGGTTGTGCACTTACGACGACCGCATGCGCGACGCCGCCGAGGCGCTCGGCATGGCAGTGATTGCCCCGTCTTGA
- a CDS encoding IS256 family transposase, translating into MAEMFTEETLDSLIKDAVKTGTPIDGADGLLNQLTKAVLERALNAELTHHLGYEAGDPAGRGSGNSRNGTTPKTVTTVNGPVQIDAPRDRNGSFEPAIVPKKTRRLNNINSVVLSLYSRGMTTRDIEAHLQEVYGASVSRELISNITEVVVDEIKAWQARPLDEVYPILYIDGLRLRIGDNGVITTKVAYLAIGVDLEGRKHALGCWIQDSEGAKFWQKVVIDLRNRGVRDILIACCDGLTGLPDAIRSIYPDTVVQTCVVHVIRNAMRFVSYKDRKKVATAMRAIYSAPTVDGAELALKEFDQQFGAQYPGAIDVWHNAWGEFVPFLDYPVELRKIVYTTNAIESINFQLRKITKNRGHFTDKDAAMKLLYLGLRNISSERGGYSGTGTHNWTVALNTLARLFPGRIPLC; encoded by the coding sequence CTGGCCGAGATGTTCACCGAAGAGACGCTGGACTCGTTGATTAAGGATGCGGTGAAGACCGGGACCCCGATCGACGGCGCGGACGGTTTGCTGAACCAGCTGACTAAGGCCGTGCTGGAGCGGGCGCTGAATGCGGAGCTAACCCACCATCTGGGCTATGAGGCCGGCGATCCGGCCGGACGCGGATCGGGAAATTCGCGCAACGGCACCACGCCGAAAACGGTGACCACCGTCAACGGCCCGGTGCAGATCGATGCGCCGCGTGATCGCAACGGCTCGTTTGAGCCGGCGATTGTGCCGAAGAAGACCCGCCGGCTCAACAACATCAATTCGGTGGTGTTGTCGCTGTATTCACGGGGAATGACCACCCGCGATATCGAAGCCCACCTGCAGGAGGTCTATGGGGCGTCGGTGTCGCGGGAGTTGATCTCCAATATCACCGAGGTGGTGGTCGATGAGATCAAGGCCTGGCAGGCCCGCCCGCTCGATGAGGTCTACCCGATCCTCTACATCGATGGGCTGCGGCTGCGGATCGGCGACAACGGGGTCATCACCACCAAGGTCGCCTATTTGGCCATTGGCGTGGATCTGGAGGGCCGCAAACACGCCTTGGGCTGCTGGATCCAGGACTCCGAGGGGGCGAAGTTCTGGCAGAAGGTCGTCATCGACCTGCGCAACCGCGGGGTGCGCGACATCCTCATCGCCTGCTGCGACGGGCTGACCGGTCTGCCTGATGCGATCCGCTCGATCTATCCCGATACCGTGGTGCAGACCTGCGTCGTGCACGTCATTAGGAATGCGATGCGCTTCGTGTCTTATAAGGACCGCAAGAAGGTCGCCACCGCGATGCGGGCGATCTACAGTGCGCCGACCGTCGATGGAGCCGAACTCGCACTCAAGGAGTTCGACCAGCAATTCGGCGCCCAATATCCGGGTGCAATTGACGTGTGGCACAACGCCTGGGGGGAATTCGTTCCGTTCCTGGACTATCCGGTGGAGTTGCGCAAGATCGTCTACACCACCAATGCGATCGAGTCGATCAACTTCCAGTTGCGCAAGATCACCAAGAACCGTGGTCATTTCACGGACAAGGACGCCGCGATGAAGTTGCTGTACCTCGGGCTGCGCAACATCTCCAGCGAGAGAGGAGGCTATTCGGGTACTGGAACGCACAACTGGACTGTGGCGCTCAACACACTCGCCAGACTATTCCCTGGGCGAATCCCATTGTGCTAG
- a CDS encoding transposase, producing the protein MTRPLEQHAKDQAADKARARAQNAGHDDDAAARAAEQAAQCATVKPKAQRNFTDPDAQIMKTADGSFHYCYNAQAVVDEEHQVIVATDFAESGADNPAFGELLAQTITNTATTPRQTLADAGYFSENNIDAAHKAGTDPLIATGRLAHGEQVPDAPRGRTPKNATPKARMARKLRTKKGKAAYSRRKVIVEPVFGQMKTTQGASRLLLRGHHHARAEWRLLAACHNLRTLLLQHCSAGCGRLKGSCAASYGHRSAIPRNAARPITPPGQQNAARCPPSRTNPPADPTNPLPTHAPSRGQQESRSLQVKSPRNQGNPFTRAARRIDGRAPTIGR; encoded by the coding sequence ATGACACGCCCCCTGGAACAACACGCCAAAGACCAGGCCGCGGACAAGGCCCGGGCAAGGGCGCAAAACGCCGGCCATGATGACGACGCGGCCGCGCGGGCCGCCGAGCAGGCAGCACAGTGCGCGACCGTCAAGCCCAAGGCGCAGCGCAACTTCACCGACCCTGACGCCCAGATCATGAAGACCGCCGACGGCAGCTTCCACTACTGTTACAACGCGCAGGCCGTCGTCGATGAAGAACATCAGGTGATCGTTGCGACCGACTTCGCCGAATCCGGCGCCGACAACCCCGCATTCGGCGAGCTGCTCGCCCAGACCATCACCAACACCGCGACCACACCGCGTCAGACGCTCGCCGACGCCGGCTACTTCAGTGAGAACAACATCGACGCCGCCCACAAGGCGGGCACCGATCCGCTGATCGCGACCGGCCGGCTCGCCCACGGCGAGCAGGTTCCCGACGCGCCACGGGGACGGACACCGAAAAATGCGACACCAAAGGCGCGGATGGCCCGCAAACTTCGCACCAAGAAGGGCAAGGCCGCATATTCGCGGCGCAAGGTGATCGTCGAGCCGGTGTTCGGGCAGATGAAGACCACCCAGGGGGCGAGTCGACTCCTGCTCCGCGGCCACCATCACGCCCGCGCCGAATGGCGCCTGCTCGCCGCCTGCCACAACCTGCGAACCCTCCTACTACAACATTGCAGCGCAGGCTGCGGCCGGCTGAAAGGGTCGTGCGCAGCGAGTTACGGCCACCGATCCGCCATCCCGCGGAATGCGGCCCGCCCGATCACACCACCAGGCCAACAAAACGCCGCCCGATGCCCTCCGTCCAGGACAAATCCACCTGCCGACCCGACAAATCCGTTACCGACCCACGCACCTAGCCGGGGGCAGCAGGAATCAAGATCACTACAAGTCAAGTCCCCACGGAATCAGGGGAACCCCTTCACCCGAGCTGCACGGCGTATTGACGGCAGAGCACCTACGATTGGCCGCTGA
- a CDS encoding SDR family NAD(P)-dependent oxidoreductase encodes MKFNRLRPRLVVVTGAGSGIGRATAIRFAKLGAHVVVSDIDLDAAQATTAMIRGYGLGASAAQLDVTDPDAWAVFGRDVLADHGYTDVLVNNAGILVGGHFLQLSPSDWDRQLGVNLMGVVHGCRVFGAQMVERGGGHIVNIASAAAFTPTPVMAPYSVSKAGVKMLTECLRLELGPRGIGVSAVCPGVINTNIADRAIVVGVDQNLIEQGKQFTKKLQEFSEKFRVSPMSSDLVARAVVRAVRFDLAVVPVRTEAWLGYFMLRIAPGVNRRMMQPFSVDAFQRLGARLSKTVGAADQGELAAGGAEAAAPVTSTGK; translated from the coding sequence GTGAAGTTCAACCGATTGCGACCGCGCCTGGTGGTGGTCACCGGGGCTGGAAGCGGCATTGGCCGGGCGACAGCGATCAGGTTCGCTAAGCTCGGCGCCCACGTCGTGGTCTCCGACATCGATCTGGATGCGGCACAAGCGACCACCGCGATGATCCGCGGTTACGGCCTCGGCGCGTCGGCGGCGCAGTTGGACGTCACCGACCCCGACGCCTGGGCGGTGTTCGGTCGCGATGTGTTAGCCGATCACGGTTACACCGATGTATTGGTCAACAACGCAGGTATCTTGGTGGGCGGCCACTTTTTGCAGCTGAGTCCCTCGGATTGGGACCGCCAACTCGGTGTGAACCTAATGGGTGTCGTCCACGGATGTCGTGTGTTCGGCGCCCAGATGGTTGAGCGCGGCGGTGGCCACATCGTCAACATCGCGTCAGCGGCGGCGTTCACACCCACGCCGGTGATGGCGCCGTACTCGGTGTCCAAGGCGGGCGTGAAGATGCTGACCGAGTGCTTGCGGCTCGAACTCGGACCGAGAGGCATCGGCGTCAGCGCCGTGTGCCCGGGTGTGATCAACACCAACATCGCTGATCGCGCGATCGTAGTCGGCGTCGATCAGAACCTGATCGAACAAGGAAAGCAGTTCACGAAGAAGCTCCAGGAATTTAGCGAGAAGTTTAGGGTCTCGCCGATGAGCTCGGACCTCGTAGCTCGTGCCGTCGTACGTGCGGTACGGTTTGATTTGGCGGTCGTGCCGGTGCGCACCGAGGCCTGGCTGGGCTATTTCATGCTCCGTATCGCCCCTGGTGTCAACCGCCGTATGATGCAGCCATTCTCGGTGGACGCATTTCAGCGGCTGGGTGCTCGCCTGTCAAAGACAGTGGGTGCTGCGGACCAGGGTGAGCTTGCCGCCGGTGGAGCCGAGGCGGCGGCACCGGTCACCAGCACGGGAAAGTAG